The following proteins come from a genomic window of Flavobacteriaceae bacterium MAR_2010_188:
- a CDS encoding His Kinase A (phospho-acceptor) domain-containing protein: MEDSKLKLLNETYDKIIDIGLVGNGVAEDLDDVIAKDFHGFGTTSDEIIRSINELYQLVKTQREQSEGLEFSWDFKPFDRRISKNGDFAVYSDIIHVGIIAGEEKVCFEIRFTAALEFLDNRWVLVHFHGSKPEKVESAEDTWGVQDWKRKNETLQKLVDERTAELNQSLEDLKQTQEQLIHSEKMASLGELTAGIAHEIQNPLNFVNNFSEINKELIEELKAEKALPDAERDSGMEEEILFDLYQNLEKIYLHGKRADNIVKGMLLHSRKSDGKKQLTDVNALADEYLRLAYHGLRAKDKTFNATLNTDFDESVGKVNVMPQELGRVILNLINNAFYACAERSRSACAERSGLAIQDKEKSGLESYMPTIWVSSKKTTSTTGAEELEISIRDNGNGIAEDVQQKIFQPFFTTKPSGKGTGLGLSLSYEIVKAHGGMLHLSSEAGIGTEFVIKLPITKTSN; encoded by the coding sequence ATGGAAGATTCTAAATTAAAACTCTTAAATGAAACCTACGATAAAATTATCGATATCGGTTTAGTGGGAAATGGTGTGGCAGAAGACCTTGATGACGTTATCGCAAAGGACTTTCATGGTTTCGGTACTACGAGTGATGAAATAATTAGATCGATCAACGAATTATATCAGTTAGTAAAGACACAGCGAGAACAGTCTGAGGGATTAGAGTTCAGTTGGGATTTTAAACCTTTCGATAGAAGAATTTCTAAAAACGGTGATTTTGCAGTATACTCAGACATCATCCACGTAGGGATTATCGCTGGAGAGGAGAAGGTTTGTTTTGAAATAAGATTTACAGCTGCCTTAGAATTCTTAGATAATAGATGGGTGTTGGTGCATTTTCATGGATCTAAACCCGAGAAAGTGGAAAGTGCTGAGGACACTTGGGGCGTGCAGGATTGGAAAAGAAAAAATGAAACTCTTCAAAAGCTTGTCGATGAGCGCACGGCAGAACTAAACCAATCCTTAGAAGATTTAAAACAGACCCAAGAGCAGTTGATTCATTCAGAAAAAATGGCAAGTCTTGGTGAACTTACCGCTGGCATCGCCCATGAGATTCAGAACCCCTTAAATTTTGTAAATAATTTTTCCGAGATCAATAAAGAATTGATTGAGGAACTTAAAGCAGAAAAAGCATTACCAGATGCAGAACGGGATAGTGGCATGGAAGAGGAAATTTTATTTGATCTCTATCAAAATCTCGAGAAAATCTATCTACATGGCAAACGAGCAGATAATATAGTTAAGGGGATGCTTTTGCATAGTAGAAAGAGCGACGGCAAAAAGCAACTGACCGATGTCAACGCCTTGGCAGATGAATATCTACGTTTAGCTTACCATGGACTGCGAGCAAAGGATAAAACGTTTAACGCCACCTTAAATACAGATTTTGATGAAAGTGTCGGAAAAGTAAATGTAATGCCGCAGGAACTTGGCCGGGTGATTCTTAACCTTATAAATAATGCATTTTATGCTTGTGCTGAGCGTAGCCGAAGTGCATGTGCTGAGCGCAGCGGATTGGCAATTCAGGATAAAGAAAAGAGTGGTTTAGAGAGCTATATGCCTACGATTTGGGTAAGTTCTAAAAAAACAACATCGACTACGGGAGCTGAGGAATTAGAGATAAGCATCCGCGACAACGGTAATGGAATTGCAGAAGATGTTCAACAAAAAATATTTCAACCTTTTTTCACAACTAAGCCGTCTGGTAAAGGAACTGGCCTTGGTCTTTCATTAAGTTATGAAATCGTAAAGGCACATGGTGGTATGTTACATCTTTCATCTGAAGCAGGCATAGGCACTGAATTCGTGATTAAGCTTCCCATAACAAAAACTAGCAATTAA
- a CDS encoding His Kinase A (phospho-acceptor) domain-containing protein yields the protein MKPIFYSRPLQIYCITVLFLAIFSCNQKERAVPFPENENEYSRPADSPLQFSEPKKIEWSVNDTTNFKAATVKKVNLENLPSKPFYPDGFLPLNNPIEEINFDFTTLPDTLINIKELASKPIRFKTSIIEPPLSVPAGLPKLKKNASMGILEFGEDQGLPGYLVTAMMEDSYGMMWIGSDKGLCRFNGEYIEIYSFIDNIFTGALAEISSMLEDNKGRIWIYTSQKGIYVLDLKAGVVRNANFIKQEFNFNPDCSMVMDSRGFIWLGTIQDGFYILNPSNETYRHVSQLQPQDNGNAKRILEDSSGNIWISSIAGLSIIDYDKGRIRFLNSSEELSMPSATAFFNDRKNRIWVGTEDNGISILDLEHDKIQNLGSSQGFTNSIQHFTQGNDDKLWMSTAAGVYVFDVEKQRLQQLTANKGLSDNLINTTYFDRLGQIWIATSSALNLMDTEGLMPKFLTAADGLSGPDVWSFFEDNKAHLWIASRQGIDIYDPLSNTIREVDHELGLNKAPNISYKILPMPTGEYLIVSPRFGLGIFSPELQTIRIIGTEQGLNIPIPSSSLVDHRGHIWNGSFQNGTVEYMDSDTNTFKLFTNKNGLVGDIVWELMEDDKGQIWVATDKSINIINVADNTISQLMENGKISERNGGAFLRDAKDRMWIATRSGILIADQNKGTLTSLNTENGLVHKAVYTLYENEGKIYAGTENGFTVFTPKSEEELDDTFSYEVKSFGKGQGLKYTDFNAGAAIVYEDKLWWGIETQAMTISNIPKEKSTTSIAHIVGITISDEPQTFYEYRTILQNYPKLDTLYTSKKDTFYISEKIPKESGGLRENNISWDSLDGYYNLPVNLKIPFEQNYLSFQFTGAQLTNIDKTRYRYILEGFDTEWSEITEISNSKNYRNLAAGDYLFKVRSRTADGIWSEPAEMSFTILPHWTNTWWAWSLYVLAFIIVVGMIAQYRARLLKKENLILEEKVKHRTAQLNKSVEDLKATQSQLIQSEKMASLGELTAGIAHEIQNPLNFVNNFSEVSNELIQEIQAERTKQKENRDEKLVEEILVDIQENLEKINHHGKRADAIVKGMLQHSRNSSGEKRLTDINALCDEYTRLSYHGLRAKDKSFNADIKTDFDENISKVEINQQDIGRVILNLVNNAFYAVHEKKIKTNDKDYKPLVQISTQLDSGGIIIQVKDNGNGIPDKVKEKIFQPFFTTKPTGKGTGLGLSLSYDIIKAHNGQINVETVEGENTKFTIFLPC from the coding sequence ATGAAACCAATATTTTATAGTAGACCACTTCAGATTTATTGCATAACTGTTTTGTTTTTGGCAATATTTTCATGTAACCAAAAAGAACGTGCTGTACCTTTTCCTGAGAACGAGAATGAATATTCTCGGCCAGCCGATAGTCCCTTACAGTTTAGTGAACCAAAAAAAATAGAATGGTCCGTTAATGACACAACCAATTTTAAGGCTGCGACAGTAAAGAAAGTCAATTTAGAAAATCTTCCTTCCAAACCTTTTTATCCTGATGGTTTTCTTCCTCTTAATAATCCCATCGAAGAAATAAACTTTGATTTCACTACGCTTCCGGATACTTTGATAAATATTAAGGAACTGGCTTCAAAGCCTATTAGATTTAAAACATCGATTATTGAACCTCCTTTGTCGGTTCCAGCAGGATTGCCAAAATTAAAAAAGAACGCCTCTATGGGAATTTTGGAATTTGGGGAAGATCAAGGTTTGCCCGGATACTTGGTCACCGCAATGATGGAAGATAGTTACGGAATGATGTGGATAGGTAGCGATAAGGGACTCTGCAGGTTCAATGGCGAATACATCGAAATTTACAGTTTCATTGACAATATTTTTACAGGAGCTCTAGCAGAAATTTCTAGTATGCTAGAAGATAATAAGGGAAGAATTTGGATCTATACATCACAAAAGGGAATCTACGTGCTCGATCTAAAAGCGGGAGTGGTAAGAAATGCAAATTTTATAAAGCAAGAGTTCAATTTTAATCCAGATTGCTCAATGGTTATGGATAGCCGAGGTTTTATATGGCTCGGCACGATACAGGATGGTTTTTATATTCTTAATCCATCAAATGAAACCTATAGACATGTTAGCCAACTTCAACCTCAAGATAATGGTAATGCCAAACGTATACTTGAAGATAGTTCTGGGAATATATGGATAAGCTCTATAGCAGGTCTTTCTATAATCGATTATGACAAGGGACGGATTCGCTTCCTAAACAGTTCAGAAGAACTTTCCATGCCTTCTGCAACTGCTTTCTTTAATGACCGCAAAAACCGCATATGGGTTGGTACCGAAGATAATGGAATTTCTATTTTAGACCTAGAGCATGATAAGATTCAAAATCTTGGTTCTTCACAAGGATTTACAAATAGTATTCAACATTTTACACAAGGAAATGACGACAAATTATGGATGTCTACCGCTGCCGGTGTCTATGTTTTTGACGTGGAAAAACAAAGGCTCCAACAGCTGACAGCAAATAAAGGATTGAGCGATAACCTCATCAACACTACTTATTTCGATCGTTTAGGTCAAATTTGGATTGCTACCAGTTCGGCGCTTAACTTAATGGATACTGAGGGATTAATGCCCAAATTTCTTACTGCAGCAGATGGACTTAGTGGACCTGATGTATGGAGCTTTTTCGAGGACAATAAAGCGCATTTGTGGATCGCCTCTAGACAGGGAATTGATATTTATGACCCTCTAAGTAATACGATAAGAGAGGTAGATCATGAGCTTGGATTGAATAAGGCGCCGAACATATCATATAAAATTCTACCGATGCCAACGGGCGAATATCTTATCGTTTCTCCAAGATTTGGACTAGGCATTTTTAGCCCTGAGCTGCAGACTATAAGAATCATTGGCACCGAACAAGGTTTGAATATCCCCATCCCTTCATCAAGTTTAGTTGACCACCGTGGCCATATATGGAATGGGTCATTTCAAAATGGTACTGTAGAATATATGGATTCTGATACCAATACATTTAAGTTATTTACCAACAAGAATGGCTTAGTCGGAGATATAGTCTGGGAGCTAATGGAGGATGATAAAGGGCAAATTTGGGTAGCAACTGATAAGAGCATCAATATCATCAATGTTGCAGATAATACTATCTCCCAGCTGATGGAAAACGGAAAAATAAGCGAAAGAAACGGTGGCGCGTTTCTGCGGGATGCAAAAGATAGAATGTGGATCGCTACCCGATCAGGTATTTTGATTGCCGATCAAAATAAGGGAACATTGACCAGTCTGAACACCGAAAATGGACTGGTTCATAAAGCAGTATATACCCTCTATGAAAATGAGGGAAAAATTTATGCCGGAACAGAAAATGGGTTTACAGTCTTTACCCCAAAGAGCGAAGAAGAACTGGATGATACATTTTCTTATGAAGTAAAATCCTTTGGAAAAGGTCAAGGATTAAAATACACTGACTTTAATGCCGGCGCGGCCATAGTTTATGAGGACAAACTGTGGTGGGGCATTGAGACACAGGCCATGACCATATCGAACATACCTAAGGAAAAATCTACTACGAGCATTGCCCACATTGTAGGAATTACTATTTCAGATGAGCCACAAACTTTTTATGAATACCGAACAATACTTCAAAACTATCCGAAATTAGATACGCTCTACACTTCTAAAAAAGACACATTTTATATATCTGAGAAAATTCCTAAGGAATCCGGTGGGTTAAGAGAAAACAATATCAGTTGGGATAGTCTGGATGGATATTACAATTTGCCTGTGAACTTAAAGATTCCCTTTGAACAGAATTATCTGAGTTTTCAGTTTACCGGAGCTCAGTTAACCAACATAGACAAAACGCGCTATCGCTATATCCTTGAAGGATTTGATACAGAATGGAGCGAGATTACCGAGATATCTAACAGTAAAAACTATAGAAATCTTGCCGCTGGTGACTATTTATTTAAAGTAAGGAGCAGAACAGCAGATGGAATATGGAGTGAACCTGCCGAAATGAGTTTCACCATCCTACCCCACTGGACCAATACTTGGTGGGCTTGGTCATTATATGTGTTGGCCTTTATAATTGTCGTAGGAATGATAGCCCAATATCGCGCAAGGCTCCTTAAGAAAGAAAATCTCATATTAGAGGAAAAAGTCAAACACCGTACCGCACAATTGAACAAATCGGTAGAAGACCTTAAAGCTACCCAATCACAATTGATCCAATCCGAAAAAATGGCCTCACTTGGTGAGCTTACGGCGGGTATCGCACACGAAATACAAAACCCATTGAACTTTGTAAATAATTTTTCTGAGGTAAGCAACGAACTTATACAAGAAATTCAAGCGGAAAGAACAAAGCAAAAAGAAAACAGAGATGAGAAATTGGTGGAAGAAATATTAGTAGACATACAAGAGAACCTCGAAAAAATAAACCATCATGGTAAACGTGCTGATGCCATTGTGAAAGGAATGTTACAACACAGTAGGAATAGCAGTGGTGAAAAACGACTTACGGATATAAATGCGCTGTGTGATGAATACACTCGTCTGAGCTATCACGGACTGCGCGCAAAGGACAAATCCTTTAACGCCGACATAAAAACCGACTTTGATGAAAATATAAGTAAGGTCGAAATTAACCAACAAGACATCGGCCGAGTTATTCTAAACTTGGTAAATAACGCATTTTACGCTGTCCACGAAAAGAAGATTAAAACGAATGACAAAGATTATAAACCATTAGTGCAAATCTCGACCCAATTGGATAGTGGCGGTATAATTATCCAAGTTAAGGACAATGGGAATGGGATTCCCGATAAGGTAAAAGAAAAAATCTTTCAGCCGTTTTTTACTACAAAGCCTACAGGTAAAGGAACAGGGCTAGGACTATCTTTAAGTTATGATATCATCAAGGCTCATAACGGACAAATAAATGTAGAAACCGTTGAAGGAGAAAATACTAAATTCACTATCTTTTTACCTTGTTAA